From Vogesella sp. XCS3, the proteins below share one genomic window:
- the rplF gene encoding 50S ribosomal protein L6, giving the protein MSRVAKNPVVIPAGVEVKFGAAEVTVKGALGSLSTPLCADVDVKLVDNQLVFAANNDTKFARSMSGTLRALLNNMVLGVSKGFEKKLQLVGVGYRAQAQGDALNLSLGFSHPVVHQMPAGIKCETPTQTEILIKGADKQRVGQVAAEIRAYRSPEPYKGKGVRYVDEVVVLKETKKK; this is encoded by the coding sequence ATGTCTCGCGTAGCTAAAAACCCCGTGGTTATTCCTGCAGGCGTAGAAGTTAAGTTCGGCGCTGCTGAAGTAACCGTAAAGGGCGCGCTGGGCTCTTTGAGCACCCCGCTGTGTGCCGACGTTGACGTAAAACTGGTTGATAACCAACTGGTTTTTGCGGCCAACAATGACACCAAATTTGCCCGTTCGATGTCTGGCACCCTGCGTGCCCTGCTGAATAACATGGTACTTGGTGTTAGCAAAGGCTTCGAGAAGAAACTGCAACTGGTAGGTGTAGGTTACCGTGCGCAAGCTCAAGGTGACGCTCTTAACCTGTCTCTCGGTTTCTCCCACCCGGTAGTTCACCAGATGCCTGCTGGCATCAAGTGCGAAACACCGACTCAGACCGAAATCCTGATCAAAGGTGCTGACAAACAGCGCGTTGGCCAGGTTGCTGCCGAAATCCGCGCATATCGTTCCCCAGAGCCGTACAAAGGCAAAGGTGTTCGTTACGTTGATGAGGTTGTGGTTCTGAAAGAGACCAAGAAGAAGTAA
- the infA gene encoding translation initiation factor IF-1, which produces MAKEDTIQMQGEVLETLPNATFRVKLENGHVVLGYISGKMRMHYIRILPGDKVTVEMTPYDLSRARIVFRAK; this is translated from the coding sequence ATGGCGAAAGAAGATACTATCCAGATGCAGGGTGAAGTCCTGGAAACGTTGCCTAATGCAACTTTCCGGGTCAAGCTCGAAAATGGACACGTCGTTCTGGGTTACATCTCTGGCAAGATGCGTATGCACTACATTCGTATCCTGCCAGGTGACAAGGTAACGGTGGAGATGACACCGTACGACCTGTCTCGTGCCCGTATCGTGTTCCGTGCGAAGTAA
- the rplP gene encoding 50S ribosomal protein L16 — protein MLQPTRLKYRKQHKGRNTGIATRGNKVSFGDFGLKALGRGRLTARQIEAARRAMTRHIKRGGRIWIRVFPDKPITSKPAEVRMGGGKGSPEYYVAEIQPGKMLYEMDGVAEELAREAFRLAAAKLPIPTVFVTKQVGQ, from the coding sequence ATGCTGCAGCCAACTAGACTCAAATACCGTAAACAGCACAAAGGTCGCAATACTGGTATTGCTACCCGTGGCAACAAAGTGAGCTTTGGTGACTTCGGTCTGAAAGCTCTGGGCCGTGGTCGTCTGACTGCTCGCCAGATTGAAGCCGCACGTCGTGCAATGACTCGTCACATCAAACGTGGCGGTCGTATCTGGATCCGTGTATTCCCGGACAAGCCAATTACTTCCAAACCAGCCGAAGTTCGTATGGGTGGGGGTAAAGGTTCTCCTGAATACTACGTGGCAGAAATTCAGCCAGGTAAGATGCTGTACGAAATGGACGGCGTTGCTGAAGAACTGGCTCGTGAAGCGTTCCGTCTGGCTGCTGCCAAGCTGCCAATCCCGACGGTGTTTGTGACTAAACAGGTGGGCCAGTAA
- the rpsC gene encoding 30S ribosomal protein S3, translated as MGQKIHPTGFRLAVTKNWASKWFANSHDFAGQLKQDIEVREFLKKKLAHAAVGRIVIERPAKSARITIHSARPGVVIGKKGEDIEVLKKELQRRMGVPVHVNIEEVRKPEIDAQIIADGIASQLEKRVMFRRAMKRSMQNAMRMGAQGIKIMSSGRLNGIDIARSEWYREGRVPLHTLRADVDYATSEAHTTYGVIGIKVWVYKGDMKPGQVQAAPVAPEKKSRKAGARNAAAN; from the coding sequence ATGGGTCAGAAGATTCATCCGACGGGTTTCCGTCTCGCAGTAACAAAAAACTGGGCTTCCAAGTGGTTTGCAAACTCGCACGATTTTGCAGGTCAGCTGAAGCAGGATATCGAAGTTCGTGAATTCCTGAAGAAGAAGCTCGCTCATGCTGCAGTTGGCCGCATCGTTATCGAGCGTCCAGCCAAGTCCGCCCGTATTACCATTCACAGCGCCCGTCCGGGTGTTGTAATCGGTAAAAAAGGTGAAGACATTGAAGTTCTGAAAAAAGAACTGCAGCGTCGCATGGGTGTACCTGTGCATGTGAACATCGAAGAAGTTCGCAAGCCGGAAATCGATGCGCAGATCATTGCCGATGGTATCGCTTCCCAGCTGGAAAAACGCGTAATGTTCCGTCGTGCCATGAAGCGTTCCATGCAAAATGCAATGCGCATGGGTGCTCAGGGCATCAAGATCATGAGCTCCGGCCGTCTGAACGGTATCGACATTGCTCGTAGCGAGTGGTATCGCGAAGGCCGTGTTCCACTGCACACTCTGCGTGCTGATGTGGACTACGCTACTTCCGAAGCCCACACCACCTACGGTGTAATCGGTATCAAGGTATGGGTCTACAAGGGTGACATGAAGCCAGGTCAGGTTCAGGCAGCCCCGGTAGCACCTGAGAAGAAATCCAGAAAGGCAGGAGCTCGTAATGCTGCAGCCAACTAG
- the rpmD gene encoding 50S ribosomal protein L30: MSDIKTIKVTLVKSLIGRIESHKACARGLGLKKINQTVEVIDTAANRGMINKISYLVKSEG; the protein is encoded by the coding sequence ATGAGTGATATCAAAACCATCAAAGTGACTCTGGTTAAGAGCCTGATTGGTCGTATTGAATCGCACAAGGCTTGCGCACGTGGTCTCGGTCTGAAGAAAATCAATCAGACCGTTGAAGTTATCGACACTGCAGCTAACCGTGGCATGATCAACAAGATCAGCTACCTGGTTAAGAGCGAGGGCTGA
- the rpsK gene encoding 30S ribosomal protein S11, whose product MAKANTAVRVRKKVRKSVSDGIVHVHASFNNTIITITDRQGNALSWATSGGAGFKGSRKSTPFAAQVAAEHAGKVAQEYGVKNLEVRIKGPGPGRESSVRALNALGFKVTSISDVTPVPHNGCRPPKKRRI is encoded by the coding sequence ATGGCTAAAGCAAACACAGCTGTCCGTGTACGCAAAAAAGTACGCAAGTCTGTTAGCGACGGTATCGTGCACGTGCACGCTTCCTTCAATAACACCATCATTACCATCACCGATCGTCAAGGAAATGCTTTGTCTTGGGCTACCTCCGGCGGTGCTGGCTTTAAAGGCTCGCGTAAAAGTACACCCTTTGCCGCTCAGGTAGCAGCAGAGCACGCTGGTAAAGTTGCCCAAGAATACGGCGTAAAAAACCTGGAAGTTCGCATCAAGGGTCCCGGTCCAGGCCGTGAATCCTCCGTGCGTGCACTGAATGCTCTGGGTTTCAAAGTGACCAGCATCTCTGACGTGACGCCAGTCCCGCACAACGGCTGCCGTCCTCCCAAGAAACGTCGTATCTAA
- the rplV gene encoding 50S ribosomal protein L22, with protein sequence MKVSAQLNNARLSAQKCRLVADLIRGQSVGQALNILTFSPKKGAALIKKVLESAIANAEHNEGADIDTLKVTSIYVDKGPSLKRFTARAKGRGNRIEKQTCHITLSVGN encoded by the coding sequence ATGAAAGTTTCTGCACAACTGAATAATGCACGCCTTTCGGCACAGAAGTGCCGCTTGGTAGCAGATCTGATCCGCGGTCAATCCGTTGGTCAGGCACTGAACATTCTGACTTTCAGCCCGAAAAAGGGTGCTGCACTGATCAAGAAAGTACTGGAATCCGCTATTGCTAACGCTGAGCACAACGAAGGCGCGGATATCGATACTCTGAAAGTGACGAGCATCTATGTTGACAAGGGTCCTAGCCTCAAGCGCTTTACCGCACGTGCCAAAGGCCGTGGTAACCGCATCGAGAAGCAGACCTGCCACATCACGCTAAGTGTTGGCAACTAA
- the rplW gene encoding 50S ribosomal protein L23, which produces MNQERLLQVILAPIVSEKSTLVAEKNQQVAFRVATDATKPEIKAAVELLFNVKVEGVSTVNVKGKTKRFGRFVGRRKDWKKAYVSLVPGQELDLTATPAVAE; this is translated from the coding sequence ATGAACCAGGAACGTTTGCTGCAAGTAATCCTGGCGCCGATCGTGTCTGAAAAGAGCACACTGGTTGCCGAGAAAAACCAGCAGGTTGCTTTCCGCGTTGCTACCGATGCAACTAAGCCGGAAATCAAGGCTGCCGTTGAACTGCTGTTCAATGTCAAGGTTGAAGGTGTTTCCACTGTCAACGTTAAGGGCAAAACCAAGCGTTTTGGTCGCTTCGTTGGCCGCCGCAAGGACTGGAAAAAGGCGTATGTAAGCCTGGTTCCGGGTCAAGAACTTGACCTGACCGCCACCCCGGCCGTTGCGGAGTAA
- the rplO gene encoding 50S ribosomal protein L15 has translation MLLNTIKPAAGAKHAKRRVGRGIGSGLGKTAGRGHKGQKSRAGGFHKVGFEGGQMPLQRRLPKRGFKSLTAGDVAEVRLSELALLPVAEVDLLSLKQAGLVPVQALGAKLILSGSVDRAFTLRGVAATAGAKAAIEAAGGSFVE, from the coding sequence ATGTTGCTGAATACCATTAAGCCTGCCGCTGGTGCCAAACACGCCAAGCGTCGTGTAGGTCGTGGCATTGGTAGCGGCCTGGGTAAAACCGCTGGTCGTGGCCATAAAGGTCAGAAGAGCCGTGCAGGTGGCTTCCACAAAGTAGGCTTCGAAGGTGGTCAAATGCCACTGCAACGTCGCCTGCCGAAGCGTGGCTTCAAGTCCCTGACTGCTGGTGATGTGGCTGAAGTTCGCCTGTCCGAGCTGGCACTGCTGCCAGTTGCTGAGGTGGATCTGCTGTCTCTGAAACAGGCTGGTCTGGTACCTGTGCAAGCACTGGGCGCCAAACTGATCCTGTCCGGCTCCGTTGATCGTGCATTTACCCTGCGTGGCGTTGCTGCTACCGCTGGTGCTAAAGCTGCGATCGAAGCTGCTGGTGGCAGTTTCGTAGAATAA
- the rplB gene encoding 50S ribosomal protein L2, which produces MPLVKVKPTSAGRRAVVKVVHPDLHKGAPFAALVEKKTSTAGRNNNGHITTRHKGGGHKKHYRIVDFRRNKDAIPAKVERIEYDPNRTAHIALLCYADGERRYIIAPRGVKPGAELMSGAEAPIKAGNALPIRNIPVGTTIHCIELQPGKGAQIARSAGSSAMLLAREGVYAQLRLRSGEIRKVHVDCRATVGEVGNEEHSLRKIGKAGANRWRGIRPTVRGTAMNPVDHPHGGGEGRTGEGRVPVSPWGTPTKGFRTRRNKRTDNMIVRRRFSK; this is translated from the coding sequence ATGCCTCTCGTAAAAGTTAAACCGACTTCCGCAGGTCGTCGTGCCGTTGTTAAGGTCGTACATCCAGACCTGCACAAAGGCGCTCCGTTCGCTGCGCTGGTTGAAAAGAAAACTTCGACTGCTGGCCGTAACAACAACGGTCACATCACTACCCGTCACAAGGGTGGTGGCCACAAGAAGCACTACCGTATCGTAGACTTCCGTCGCAACAAAGATGCGATCCCGGCTAAAGTTGAGCGTATCGAATACGATCCGAACCGTACCGCCCACATCGCACTGCTGTGCTATGCCGACGGTGAGCGTCGTTACATCATCGCTCCGCGTGGCGTTAAGCCAGGTGCTGAGCTGATGTCCGGTGCCGAAGCTCCGATCAAAGCTGGTAATGCACTGCCTATCCGCAACATTCCAGTTGGTACCACCATCCACTGCATCGAACTGCAGCCGGGTAAAGGTGCTCAGATCGCTCGTTCCGCTGGTTCTTCCGCTATGCTGCTGGCCCGCGAAGGCGTTTACGCCCAGCTGCGTCTGCGCTCCGGCGAGATCCGCAAGGTACACGTTGACTGCCGCGCCACTGTTGGCGAAGTAGGTAACGAAGAGCACAGCCTGCGTAAGATTGGTAAAGCCGGTGCAAACCGCTGGCGCGGTATTCGTCCGACCGTTCGTGGTACTGCCATGAACCCGGTGGATCACCCGCACGGTGGTGGTGAAGGCCGTACCGGTGAAGGTCGCGTGCCAGTAAGCCCATGGGGTACCCCAACTAAGGGCTTCCGTACCCGTCGCAACAAGCGTACCGACAATATGATCGTACGCCGTCGCTTTTCGAAATAA
- the rpsE gene encoding 30S ribosomal protein S5 has protein sequence MAKHEIEDRGDGLIEKMIGVNRVTKVVKGGRIMAFSALTVVGDGDGGIGMGKGRSKEVPAAVQKGMEQARRNMIKVPLKNGTLHHAVVGKHGATTVFMQPAKEGAGVKAGGPMRAVFEALGVHNVSAKIHGSTNPYNVVRATLDGLSKIHTPAQIAAKRGLTVEQILGADHE, from the coding sequence ATGGCTAAGCACGAGATCGAAGATCGTGGCGATGGTCTGATCGAGAAAATGATCGGCGTAAACCGTGTCACCAAAGTGGTGAAGGGTGGTCGTATCATGGCCTTCTCGGCTCTGACTGTCGTAGGTGATGGCGACGGTGGTATCGGCATGGGTAAGGGCCGTTCCAAAGAGGTTCCTGCTGCTGTACAAAAAGGCATGGAACAGGCACGTCGCAACATGATTAAAGTACCGCTGAAAAACGGTACCCTGCATCACGCAGTCGTAGGCAAGCACGGTGCTACCACCGTGTTCATGCAGCCGGCTAAAGAAGGTGCCGGTGTTAAGGCTGGCGGCCCGATGCGTGCTGTATTTGAAGCCTTGGGCGTGCACAACGTTTCGGCTAAAATCCACGGTTCCACCAACCCGTACAACGTGGTTCGTGCAACTCTGGACGGCCTGAGCAAGATTCACACTCCGGCTCAGATTGCAGCCAAGCGTGGTCTGACCGTAGAGCAGATTCTGGGGGCAGATCATGAGTGA
- the rpsN gene encoding 30S ribosomal protein S14, with protein sequence MATLALINREEKRAKLVAKYAGKREQLLAIINNPNLSEEERFAARLKLQQLPRNASPVRQRRRCALTGRPRGVFRKFGLARNKLREIAMKGEIPGVVKASW encoded by the coding sequence ATGGCAACTCTTGCTCTGATTAATCGTGAAGAGAAGCGCGCGAAGCTCGTGGCTAAGTACGCCGGCAAGCGTGAACAGCTTCTCGCCATCATCAATAACCCGAATTTGTCTGAAGAAGAGCGCTTTGCTGCTCGTCTGAAGCTGCAGCAGCTGCCGCGTAATGCCAGCCCGGTACGTCAGCGTCGTCGCTGCGCACTGACTGGTCGTCCGCGTGGCGTTTTCCGCAAATTCGGTCTGGCTCGTAACAAACTCCGTGAAATCGCCATGAAAGGCGAAATCCCGGGTGTTGTTAAAGCCAGCTGGTAA
- the rpmC gene encoding 50S ribosomal protein L29 — translation MKATELRAKNVDELKAELLGLLKAQFALRMQHATQQLAKNSELKKVRRDIARVRTVLKEKAA, via the coding sequence ATGAAAGCGACTGAACTGAGAGCCAAGAACGTTGATGAGCTCAAAGCCGAACTGCTCGGTCTTTTGAAAGCTCAGTTCGCACTGCGCATGCAACACGCAACCCAGCAGCTGGCTAAAAACAGCGAGCTGAAAAAAGTGCGTCGTGACATCGCGCGTGTCCGCACCGTTCTGAAAGAGAAGGCTGCATAA
- the rplX gene encoding 50S ribosomal protein L24: protein MRKIRKGDEVVVITGKDKGKRGAVLRVLEGKVLVEGINLVKKHQKPNPIRGVAGGIVEKTMPLDVSNVAIFNAATQKADRVGFKVLDDGKKVRVFKSTGEIVGA from the coding sequence ATGCGTAAGATTCGTAAAGGCGACGAAGTCGTCGTAATCACCGGCAAAGACAAAGGCAAACGTGGTGCTGTACTGCGCGTGCTCGAAGGCAAGGTATTGGTAGAAGGCATCAACCTGGTGAAAAAACACCAGAAGCCTAACCCGATCCGCGGTGTGGCTGGCGGTATTGTTGAAAAAACAATGCCTCTGGATGTTTCCAATGTCGCTATTTTCAACGCGGCTACCCAGAAAGCTGACCGTGTTGGCTTTAAGGTTCTTGATGACGGCAAAAAAGTACGTGTCTTCAAGTCCACTGGCGAAATCGTGGGCGCGTAA
- the rpsS gene encoding 30S ribosomal protein S19 — MARSLKKGPFVDLHLLKKVDAVRATNDKRPIKTWSRRSTILPDFIGLTIAVHNGRTHVPVYVSENMVGHKLGEFSLTRTFKGHAADKKAKKK; from the coding sequence ATGGCACGTTCGCTTAAAAAAGGCCCGTTCGTTGATCTCCACCTGCTGAAAAAAGTGGATGCGGTGCGTGCGACGAATGACAAGCGCCCGATCAAGACCTGGTCCCGTCGCTCGACCATTCTGCCGGACTTCATCGGTCTGACTATCGCCGTACACAACGGCCGCACTCACGTGCCGGTTTATGTGTCCGAGAACATGGTTGGTCACAAGCTTGGTGAATTCTCGCTGACTCGTACCTTCAAAGGCCATGCGGCTGATAAGAAGGCCAAGAAGAAATAA
- the rpsH gene encoding 30S ribosomal protein S8, producing MSMQDPISDMLTRIRNGQRAAKTNVSMPSSKLKVAIAQVLKDEGYIENFAVTEADKKPVLEVELKYYVGRPVIERIERVSRPGLRVYKGSTEIPKVLNGLGVTIVSTSRGVMTDRKARAAGIGGELLCVVA from the coding sequence ATGAGCATGCAAGATCCTATTTCCGATATGCTGACTCGCATCCGTAACGGCCAGCGCGCTGCTAAAACCAACGTTTCGATGCCATCGTCGAAGCTGAAGGTAGCAATCGCTCAGGTTCTGAAGGATGAAGGCTACATCGAAAACTTCGCAGTAACCGAAGCTGATAAAAAGCCGGTTCTGGAAGTTGAGCTGAAGTACTACGTTGGCCGCCCGGTAATTGAGCGTATCGAACGCGTATCCCGTCCTGGCCTGCGTGTTTACAAAGGTTCCACCGAGATCCCGAAGGTACTGAACGGTTTGGGCGTTACCATCGTTTCGACTTCGCGTGGCGTAATGACTGATCGTAAAGCACGTGCTGCCGGTATCGGCGGTGAGTTGCTGTGCGTCGTGGCTTAA
- the rplR gene encoding 50S ribosomal protein L18, whose translation MDKKQTRLRRARKTRARIAELKMARLCVFRTNSHIYAQVIDETGSRVLASASSLEADVRANLANGGNVAAAVVVGKAIAEKAKAAGVSQVAFDRSGFKYHGRIKALADAARENGLVF comes from the coding sequence ATGGACAAGAAACAGACTCGACTCCGCCGCGCACGCAAAACCCGTGCACGTATTGCGGAGCTCAAGATGGCTCGTCTGTGCGTATTCCGCACTAATAGCCACATTTACGCTCAGGTCATTGACGAAACTGGCAGCCGTGTTCTGGCTAGTGCTTCCAGTCTTGAAGCTGATGTGCGCGCTAACCTTGCAAACGGTGGCAACGTTGCTGCAGCTGTTGTGGTTGGCAAAGCAATTGCCGAAAAAGCCAAAGCTGCTGGCGTAAGCCAAGTTGCATTTGATCGTTCCGGCTTCAAATACCATGGTCGTATCAAGGCCCTGGCTGACGCTGCCCGTGAAAACGGTCTTGTATTCTAA
- the rplE gene encoding 50S ribosomal protein L5: MARLYDFYKSTVVPELIKQFGYKSVMEVPRIEKITLNMGVGEAVADKKVMDHAVGDLEKIAGQKPVVTAARKSIAGFKIRDNYPVGCKVTLRRERMYEFLDRLVTISLPRVRDFRGVSAKSFDGRGNYNMGVKEQIIFPEIEYDKIDALRGMNITITTSAKTDEEARALLAAFKFPFKG; this comes from the coding sequence ATGGCACGTTTGTATGATTTCTACAAAAGCACCGTTGTTCCAGAGCTGATCAAACAATTCGGCTACAAGTCCGTTATGGAAGTGCCGCGCATTGAAAAGATCACCCTGAACATGGGTGTTGGCGAAGCGGTTGCTGACAAGAAAGTTATGGACCACGCGGTTGGCGATCTGGAAAAGATTGCTGGTCAGAAGCCAGTTGTTACTGCTGCTCGCAAGTCCATCGCCGGCTTTAAGATCCGTGATAACTACCCGGTAGGTTGCAAGGTAACTCTGCGTCGCGAACGCATGTACGAGTTCCTGGATCGCCTGGTAACTATCTCGCTGCCACGCGTTCGTGACTTCCGTGGTGTTTCCGCCAAGTCGTTTGACGGCCGCGGTAACTACAACATGGGCGTTAAAGAACAGATCATTTTCCCGGAAATCGAGTACGACAAGATCGATGCTCTGCGTGGTATGAATATTACTATCACGACCTCCGCGAAAACTGACGAAGAAGCCCGCGCACTGCTGGCTGCGTTCAAATTCCCGTTTAAGGGCTAA
- the secY gene encoding preprotein translocase subunit SecY, translating into MANTSLVGNANKFGDLKRRILFLVGALIVYRIGAHVPVPGINPAELAKLFQSSQTGLLDMFNMFSGGALQRFTVFALGIMPYISASIVLQLASEIVPALKQLKKEGDAGRRKITQYTRYATLALASFQSFGIAVMLFKQPGLVIVPQLEFYVTTVVSLVTGTMFLMWLGEQITERGLGNGISLIICAGIAAGVPAAIGKTLTLTSQGSLPILLVIALFVAVIAVTYLVVFVERGQRKILVNYAKRQVGNRVVQGQSTHMPLKLNMAGVIPPIFASSIILFPATVLGWFGNTEGLGVLKSIADKLHPGQPVYVLLYAAAIIFFCYFYTALVFNPKETADNLKKSGAFIPGIRPGEQTSRYIEKIILRLTLIGAIYITLVCLMPEFLILSWNVPFYFGGTSLLIMVVVTMDFMAQVQSYVLSHQYEGLLKKANFKSGGNR; encoded by the coding sequence GTGGCGAATACTTCTCTAGTTGGAAACGCCAACAAGTTTGGTGATCTTAAGCGCCGTATCTTGTTTTTGGTCGGAGCTTTGATTGTTTACCGTATTGGTGCGCATGTGCCGGTGCCTGGTATCAATCCTGCAGAACTAGCGAAGTTGTTCCAGTCGTCGCAAACGGGCCTCCTGGACATGTTTAACATGTTCTCGGGAGGCGCCTTGCAGAGATTTACGGTGTTTGCCTTAGGCATTATGCCGTACATTTCTGCCTCTATCGTTCTTCAGCTTGCGTCGGAGATTGTTCCGGCACTTAAGCAACTGAAGAAAGAGGGCGATGCGGGACGTCGCAAAATAACTCAGTACACACGTTATGCAACCTTGGCACTGGCTAGCTTCCAGAGCTTTGGTATCGCGGTAATGCTATTCAAACAGCCTGGTCTGGTGATCGTGCCGCAACTGGAGTTCTATGTGACGACAGTTGTTTCATTGGTAACCGGTACTATGTTCCTGATGTGGCTCGGTGAGCAAATCACGGAACGAGGTTTGGGGAATGGTATTTCCTTGATCATCTGCGCAGGTATTGCTGCCGGTGTGCCTGCTGCGATTGGTAAGACCCTGACGCTGACTAGCCAAGGTTCCTTGCCTATCCTGCTGGTGATCGCGCTGTTTGTTGCAGTGATTGCGGTAACCTATCTGGTTGTATTTGTGGAACGGGGCCAGCGTAAAATTTTGGTTAACTACGCCAAGCGTCAGGTAGGCAACCGCGTTGTGCAGGGTCAGAGTACCCACATGCCGCTGAAGCTGAATATGGCTGGCGTGATTCCGCCAATCTTTGCGTCTAGCATTATCCTGTTCCCTGCAACGGTGCTGGGTTGGTTCGGTAATACCGAAGGCCTTGGCGTGCTGAAGTCTATTGCAGACAAGCTTCATCCTGGCCAGCCGGTATACGTGTTGCTGTACGCTGCGGCAATCATTTTCTTCTGTTACTTCTATACCGCCTTGGTATTCAATCCCAAGGAAACGGCAGATAACCTGAAGAAGAGTGGGGCATTTATTCCCGGAATCCGCCCAGGCGAGCAGACTTCGCGGTATATCGAGAAGATCATTCTCCGCCTCACTTTGATTGGTGCGATCTACATCACACTTGTTTGCTTGATGCCTGAGTTCCTGATCCTTAGCTGGAACGTTCCATTCTACTTTGGCGGTACTTCTCTGCTGATCATGGTGGTGGTAACGATGGATTTCATGGCTCAAGTACAGTCGTATGTTCTTTCCCATCAGTACGAAGGCCTGCTCAAGAAAGCAAACTTCAAGAGTGGCGGTAATCGTTAA
- the rpmJ gene encoding 50S ribosomal protein L36, producing the protein MRVQPSVKKICRNCKIIRRNRVVRVICTDPRHKQKQG; encoded by the coding sequence ATGCGTGTACAACCTTCGGTAAAGAAAATTTGCCGTAACTGCAAAATCATTCGTCGCAACCGTGTTGTTCGAGTGATCTGCACTGATCCGCGTCACAAACAAAAACAAGGCTAA
- the rpsM gene encoding 30S ribosomal protein S13: MARIAGVNIPNHAHAVIGLQAIYGIGATRAKHICASAGINPSSKVKDLTEAEMESLRVEVAKFTVEGDLRREITMSIKRLMDMGSYRGFRHRRGLPCRGQRTRTNARTRKGPRKAIAGKK; this comes from the coding sequence ATGGCCCGTATTGCAGGGGTAAACATCCCCAATCATGCGCATGCCGTTATCGGCCTGCAGGCTATCTATGGCATTGGTGCTACCCGCGCTAAGCACATTTGTGCTTCCGCTGGTATCAATCCTTCTTCGAAAGTGAAGGATCTGACCGAAGCCGAGATGGAGTCTCTGCGTGTAGAAGTCGCCAAGTTCACCGTTGAAGGTGATCTGCGTCGTGAAATCACCATGAGCATCAAACGTTTGATGGACATGGGTTCCTATCGTGGCTTCCGTCATCGTCGTGGTCTGCCGTGCCGTGGTCAGCGCACTCGTACCAATGCTCGTACCCGCAAAGGTCCGCGCAAGGCTATCGCCGGTAAGAAGTAA
- the rpsQ gene encoding 30S ribosomal protein S17, producing the protein MSDTKVVRTLTGKVVSDKMDKTVTVLVERKVKHPIYGKVIRRSKKFHAHDENNEFRAGDIVVISETRPLSKTKTWAVTALVEKARQV; encoded by the coding sequence ATGAGCGACACTAAAGTGGTTCGTACGCTGACTGGTAAAGTAGTCAGCGATAAAATGGATAAGACAGTAACTGTCCTGGTTGAGCGCAAAGTAAAGCACCCAATCTACGGTAAAGTTATTCGTCGTTCCAAGAAGTTTCACGCCCATGATGAGAACAACGAGTTCCGCGCCGGTGACATCGTAGTCATCAGCGAGACTCGTCCGCTCTCGAAAACAAAAACTTGGGCTGTCACTGCACTGGTCGAGAAAGCTCGCCAAGTGTAA
- the rplN gene encoding 50S ribosomal protein L14, protein MIQMQSILDVADNTGARSVMCIKVLGGSKRRYAGVGDIIKVSIKDAAPRGRVKKGDVYNAVVVRTAKGVRRPDGSLIKFDSNAAVLLNNKLEPIGTRIFGPVTRELRTERFMKIVSLAPEVL, encoded by the coding sequence ATGATTCAAATGCAGTCCATTTTGGATGTTGCAGACAACACTGGTGCGCGCTCTGTAATGTGCATCAAGGTGTTGGGCGGCTCCAAACGTCGCTATGCCGGCGTGGGTGACATTATCAAGGTGAGCATCAAGGATGCTGCTCCTCGTGGTCGTGTCAAGAAGGGTGACGTTTACAACGCTGTAGTGGTTCGCACTGCTAAAGGCGTACGTCGTCCTGATGGCTCTCTGATTAAATTTGACAGCAATGCGGCTGTTCTGCTCAACAACAAGCTTGAGCCGATCGGTACTCGTATCTTCGGGCCTGTTACGCGTGAACTGCGTACCGAGCGCTTCATGAAGATCGTGTCGCTGGCTCCTGAAGTGTTGTAA